A genomic window from Flavobacterium hankyongi includes:
- a CDS encoding PIG-L deacetylase family protein, protein MIRRILNKLESIYYYRYFSNVKHGATNTLLKKIYKSTDILFIEKVFQLDFFREIIDPLPLQIQTLKNVLVIAPHQDDEVIGLGGTLLKLKNVECSVTLVFLTDGANALNPSETKKIRSEEAKKVALKLNADCIEIGIPNNTMEIKCEHLEQMVSVFNSKKWDSVFTVWPMDYPPKHRICALFVQKALTKVKKPAFSMFLYSVHTEIIPNFFVDITSEEAEKQELLSCYESQLVAQAYDHLTIARDAWSSRFLSVSKEKRYVEVFFKVNIDEYNKIISIFHNVNTHELFKGHEICINSYNLFLK, encoded by the coding sequence GTGCAACTAATACGCTTTTAAAAAAGATTTATAAGTCTACAGATATCTTATTTATAGAAAAAGTATTTCAATTGGATTTTTTTAGAGAAATTATAGATCCGTTACCGCTTCAAATTCAAACTTTAAAGAACGTACTTGTTATAGCTCCGCATCAGGATGATGAAGTTATAGGTCTTGGAGGAACATTACTTAAGTTAAAAAATGTAGAATGCAGTGTTACATTGGTTTTCTTAACTGATGGAGCCAATGCATTGAATCCATCCGAGACAAAAAAAATAAGATCGGAAGAAGCTAAAAAAGTAGCACTGAAATTAAATGCCGATTGTATTGAAATTGGTATTCCCAATAATACAATGGAAATAAAATGCGAGCACTTAGAACAAATGGTGTCAGTGTTTAACAGTAAAAAATGGGATAGTGTTTTTACAGTTTGGCCAATGGATTACCCTCCAAAGCATAGAATTTGTGCCTTATTTGTCCAAAAAGCACTGACAAAGGTTAAAAAACCAGCTTTTTCAATGTTTTTATACTCTGTACATACCGAAATAATTCCTAATTTTTTTGTTGATATTACTTCAGAGGAAGCTGAAAAACAAGAATTACTAAGTTGCTACGAATCCCAGTTGGTAGCTCAGGCATACGATCATTTAACTATAGCTCGCGATGCTTGGAGTTCTAGATTTTTATCAGTAAGCAAAGAAAAAAGGTATGTGGAAGTCTTTTTTAAAGTTAATATAGATGAATACAATAAAATAATTTCTATTTTTCATAATGTGAACACACATGAATTATTTAAGGGTCATGAGATTTGTATAAATTCATATAATTTATTTTTGAAATAG
- a CDS encoding cytidylyltransferase domain-containing protein, which yields MNKKKTIAIIPARGGSKRLPGKNIKLLGDLPLLVHSIRYAQQHEFIDAVYVSTDDAAIKNVTLTYGAKVVDRPENLSGDFEPTVSALKHVLEVVGAGVENVILLQVTNPLRPDTLLKQAFLKYKEGEYDSLFTVTRNHQKFGKIANDKFIPFNYEIGQRSQDLEPLYYENGLLYITKASVILQNEIITKEAFPLEVNHPFADVDIDTQEDFDYAEFLLNKTNN from the coding sequence TTGAATAAGAAAAAAACCATCGCCATCATACCCGCACGAGGCGGTTCCAAACGCTTACCTGGTAAGAATATAAAATTACTGGGCGATTTGCCGTTGTTGGTGCACAGTATTCGATATGCCCAACAGCATGAGTTTATTGATGCAGTTTACGTTTCTACCGATGATGCCGCGATTAAAAATGTTACATTAACTTATGGTGCCAAAGTTGTAGACCGTCCAGAAAATCTTTCCGGAGATTTTGAGCCAACGGTTTCCGCTTTGAAACATGTTTTGGAAGTTGTGGGAGCAGGTGTCGAAAATGTAATTCTTTTGCAGGTAACCAATCCGCTTCGACCGGATACCTTACTCAAACAAGCTTTTTTGAAGTACAAAGAAGGCGAGTACGACAGTTTGTTTACCGTAACGCGAAACCATCAGAAATTTGGTAAGATTGCAAACGATAAATTTATTCCGTTTAATTATGAAATTGGACAACGCAGCCAAGATTTAGAACCTTTATATTACGAAAATGGGTTGCTTTATATTACAAAAGCATCCGTTATACTTCAAAATGAAATCATTACAAAAGAAGCATTTCCGTTAGAAGTAAATCATCCTTTTGCTGATGTAGATATCGATACACAAGAAGATTTTGATTACGCAGAATTTCTTTTAAATAAAACTAATAACTGA
- a CDS encoding N-acetylneuraminate synthase family protein, producing MNPYIEIAGRKVGPDFPPLVIAEIGINHEGSLQVAKEMVDAAHRAGVEVVKHQTHIVADEMSGAAKKVIPGNADVSIYEIMERCALNEAEELELKNYVESKGMIFISTPFSRAAAERLKKFDIPAYKIGSGECNNYPLLEHIASFGKPVILSTGMNTIESIRKAVAIFDKHKVPVALLHTTNLYPTPIHLVRFGAMMEMHEAFPDKVFGLSDHTLNNNACLGAVALGASILERHFTDHMNRTGPDIVCSMDEQATKELIVNSAEMALMRGGTKKPADEEQVTIDFAFATVCSIAPIKKGEVLTKENIWVKRPGTGKILAEHFESLLGKTATRDIASDKQLDWSDFQ from the coding sequence ATGAATCCCTATATAGAAATTGCCGGAAGAAAAGTTGGCCCCGATTTTCCACCTTTAGTTATTGCCGAAATCGGTATCAATCACGAAGGGTCGCTGCAGGTAGCCAAAGAAATGGTAGATGCTGCTCACAGAGCGGGTGTTGAGGTAGTAAAACACCAAACCCATATTGTAGCCGATGAAATGAGCGGTGCAGCCAAGAAAGTGATTCCGGGTAATGCCGATGTGTCCATTTATGAAATCATGGAGCGTTGCGCCTTAAACGAAGCAGAAGAACTGGAATTAAAAAACTATGTAGAAAGCAAAGGAATGATTTTCATTTCCACGCCTTTTTCCCGTGCGGCTGCAGAGCGTTTGAAGAAATTTGATATTCCGGCTTATAAAATTGGGTCTGGGGAATGTAACAACTATCCGTTATTGGAACATATCGCTTCTTTTGGAAAGCCGGTAATTTTAAGTACCGGGATGAATACCATTGAAAGCATTCGTAAAGCGGTCGCTATTTTCGATAAGCATAAGGTTCCGGTTGCGCTCCTGCATACTACCAATTTGTATCCAACGCCGATTCATTTGGTGCGTTTCGGCGCGATGATGGAAATGCACGAGGCTTTTCCTGATAAGGTTTTCGGCTTGTCCGATCATACGTTAAACAATAATGCCTGTTTGGGAGCTGTGGCTTTGGGTGCTTCGATATTAGAACGTCATTTTACCGACCACATGAACCGCACCGGACCGGATATCGTTTGCAGTATGGACGAACAGGCAACGAAAGAACTGATTGTAAACAGTGCCGAAATGGCTTTAATGCGAGGCGGTACAAAAAAACCGGCGGATGAAGAACAGGTGACCATCGATTTTGCTTTTGCTACGGTTTGTTCCATTGCGCCCATTAAAAAAGGCGAGGTCTTGACCAAAGAGAATATTTGGGTAAAGCGTCCGGGAACCGGTAAGATCTTAGCGGAACATTTTGAAAGTCTTTTAGGAAAAACAGCCACTCGTGATATTGCGAGCGACAAACAATTGGATTGGTCTGATTTTCAATAG
- a CDS encoding GIY-YIG nuclease family protein has translation MKQSYVYILKCSDDSYYTGVTSNLTKRLFQHESGFYPECYTFKKRPIDLVYFFDFTDITLAIEKEKQIKKWSKAKKEALINGDFDALLNLAKKKF, from the coding sequence ATGAAACAATCTTATGTTTACATTTTAAAATGTTCTGACGATTCTTATTATACAGGGGTTACCAGCAACTTAACAAAGCGACTTTTTCAACATGAGAGCGGCTTCTATCCCGAGTGCTATACGTTTAAGAAAAGACCGATTGATTTGGTATATTTCTTTGATTTTACAGACATTACCCTTGCAATTGAAAAAGAGAAGCAGATTAAAAAATGGTCTAAAGCTAAGAAGGAAGCTTTGATAAATGGTGATTTTGATGCATTGCTTAATTTAGCGAAGAAAAAGTTCTAG
- the neuC gene encoding UDP-N-acetylglucosamine 2-epimerase, whose product MKKILFLTGTRADFGKIKSLLQILEDHPDFEAFVFVTGMHLQQEYGYTLLEIERCGFSNVHTFENHTHETTMDLTLAKTIEGLSAYVKTCTPDMIVIHGDRVEALAGAIVGSLNNILVSHIEGGEVSGTIDELIRHSTSKMSHVHFVSNQQAKRRLIQMGELSESVFTIGSPDVDIMFSDTLPDLATAKNYYEITFDQYAVVMFHPVTTEAKYMQQYADDFVEALLEDTHNYVVIFPNNDLGSTAILKAYERLKDNARFRVFPSLRFEYFLTLLKKAQFIIGNSSAGIREAPYYGLPIINIGTRQQNRALHADILNVDYDKKSIKKALDIIDTHKVQKTDGDFGKGNSAQLFLQSLENNDIWQLNHQKQFRDK is encoded by the coding sequence ATGAAAAAAATACTCTTTCTAACCGGTACCCGAGCGGATTTCGGTAAAATAAAATCCTTACTTCAAATTCTGGAAGACCATCCGGATTTTGAAGCTTTTGTATTTGTTACCGGTATGCACCTGCAACAGGAATATGGCTATACGCTTTTAGAAATTGAACGTTGCGGATTTTCCAATGTACATACTTTTGAAAATCATACTCACGAAACCACGATGGATTTAACATTAGCCAAAACCATAGAAGGATTGTCGGCGTATGTTAAAACCTGTACTCCAGACATGATAGTTATTCACGGTGACCGTGTGGAAGCTTTAGCAGGAGCCATTGTAGGATCGTTGAATAATATTTTAGTGTCGCACATAGAAGGTGGTGAAGTTTCGGGAACGATTGATGAACTGATTCGTCATTCCACCAGTAAAATGAGCCATGTGCATTTTGTTTCCAACCAACAGGCTAAGAGACGACTCATTCAGATGGGCGAGTTGTCGGAATCGGTATTTACCATAGGATCTCCTGATGTAGATATCATGTTTTCCGATACCTTGCCGGATTTGGCAACGGCGAAGAACTATTATGAAATTACTTTCGACCAATATGCCGTGGTAATGTTTCATCCGGTAACCACGGAAGCCAAATACATGCAACAATATGCCGATGATTTTGTTGAAGCTTTACTGGAGGACACTCACAACTATGTGGTGATTTTTCCCAATAATGATTTGGGAAGTACCGCCATTTTAAAAGCGTATGAACGATTGAAAGACAATGCACGTTTTCGTGTTTTCCCGTCCCTTCGTTTCGAATACTTTTTAACGTTATTAAAAAAAGCACAATTTATCATCGGGAACAGTAGTGCCGGAATTCGGGAAGCGCCTTATTACGGTTTACCGATTATTAATATTGGGACGCGTCAGCAAAATAGGGCGCTTCATGCCGATATCCTTAATGTTGATTACGATAAAAAAAGTATTAAAAAAGCACTTGACATTATCGACACCCATAAAGTACAGAAAACCGATGGTGATTTTGGTAAAGGAAACAGTGCGCAATTGTTTTTGCAATCGTTGGAAAACAACGATATTTGGCAACTGAACCATCAAAAACAGTTTAGAGATAAATAA
- a CDS encoding MBOAT family O-acyltransferase, whose amino-acid sequence MLFNSLQYLIFLPLVFALYWGVNNRSLKLQNLLLLVASYYFYACWDWRFLFLLVFSTGLDYYTGLKMQDASTVRIRKFWFWLSISINVGFLGIFKYYNFFAQSFADLLSGFGFQANFWTLQVILPVGISFYTFHGLSYVIDIYKKRIEPEHNIVDYSLFVSYFPLLVAGPIERATHLLPQIKKKRVFNSDKAIDGLHQIIWGLFKKIVIADSCATYANQIFDTYESANSLTLLLGALYFTFQIYGDFSGYSDIALGTSKLFGIDLLRNFNYPYFSRDIAEFWRRWHISLSSWFKDYLYIPLGGSQGGTLMKVRNTFIIFLISGFWHGANWTFIIWGLLNAVYFMPLLLSNRNRNHIDIVAKGKKWPTVKEFFSMMLTFCLAMFAWIFFRAETVTMALQYIKNIFLFNFKGGIAYLSIDRYTIELVGLLGLFIVFEWVSREKEHPFFGKFRYIRLVLVLLGLLLFGAFTNAADFIYFQF is encoded by the coding sequence ATGCTTTTTAATTCCCTGCAATATCTGATTTTTTTGCCGTTGGTATTTGCCCTTTATTGGGGCGTAAATAACAGATCGTTAAAGCTTCAGAACCTGTTGCTTTTGGTAGCCAGTTATTATTTCTACGCTTGTTGGGATTGGCGCTTTCTTTTTTTACTGGTATTTTCCACGGGATTGGATTATTATACTGGATTGAAAATGCAGGATGCTTCGACTGTCCGTATCAGGAAATTCTGGTTTTGGCTGAGTATTAGTATTAACGTTGGTTTTTTAGGCATCTTCAAATACTATAATTTTTTCGCCCAATCGTTTGCCGATCTGCTGTCCGGTTTTGGATTTCAAGCTAACTTCTGGACCTTGCAGGTAATTCTTCCGGTGGGGATTTCGTTTTATACCTTTCACGGGTTGTCGTATGTAATTGATATTTATAAAAAACGTATCGAACCGGAACACAATATTGTGGATTATTCACTTTTTGTGAGTTATTTTCCCTTGTTGGTTGCCGGACCTATCGAACGGGCCACGCACTTACTGCCGCAAATCAAGAAAAAAAGAGTTTTCAACAGTGATAAAGCTATCGACGGGCTACATCAGATTATTTGGGGATTGTTCAAGAAAATTGTAATTGCAGACAGTTGTGCTACTTATGCCAATCAAATATTTGACACTTATGAAAGTGCGAATTCGTTAACCTTGTTACTTGGTGCCCTGTATTTTACATTTCAGATTTATGGGGATTTCAGTGGATATTCGGATATTGCTTTGGGAACTTCAAAACTCTTCGGAATTGATTTACTTCGGAATTTTAATTATCCCTACTTTTCCCGGGATATCGCCGAATTTTGGAGAAGATGGCACATATCACTTTCCTCATGGTTTAAGGACTATCTTTATATTCCGTTGGGAGGCAGTCAGGGAGGAACGTTAATGAAAGTACGAAATACGTTCATCATTTTTTTAATAAGCGGTTTTTGGCATGGCGCCAATTGGACGTTTATAATTTGGGGATTGCTCAATGCCGTATATTTTATGCCTTTGTTGTTGTCCAACCGTAACCGAAACCATATTGATATCGTTGCAAAAGGGAAAAAATGGCCTACGGTTAAAGAATTTTTCAGTATGATGCTGACATTCTGCCTTGCAATGTTTGCCTGGATTTTTTTCAGAGCAGAAACCGTTACCATGGCCCTACAGTACATAAAAAATATTTTTCTGTTTAATTTTAAAGGAGGTATAGCTTATTTATCAATCGATCGTTATACCATCGAACTGGTTGGGCTTTTGGGACTATTCATTGTTTTTGAATGGGTTTCCCGTGAAAAAGAGCATCCTTTTTTCGGTAAGTTTCGCTACATTCGATTAGTATTGGTACTTTTGGGATTATTATTGTTTGGAGCATTTACAAATGCTGCAGATTTTATCTATTTTCAGTTTTAA
- a CDS encoding UDP-glycosyltransferase, with protein MRKNKILLLFPDGVGIRNYLYSDVFKNTEAELILFHNFDDETAADVKKLTGLSQAFQIPKYNESLKEKFLRELICLSRLYRNSNKTGNPSILTNWNRDHKSFSKKVFYKAIEITAPFIKKYDTILALESFYQKAIRGTFFYKEVKEILEKVQPDMLFCSHQRGLQCATIFAAAADLGIETSTVIYSWDNLPKARMALRADKYLVWSDYMKKEVELYYPEFNQTQVVVTGTPQFECYESAHSIIPKDFFYDAYGLDCNKKIICYSGDDIKTSPDDPQYLDDIAEALIKAGLENEYQLLLRRCPVDLSGRFEAVVKKHRGLIKEATPLWLFKNSSAWSMVYPSRDDVSLLVSTAYYSDIVVNVGSTMAFDFAMFDKPCIFINYDQKHKKNPNWSVKTIYQYQHFRSMPNSEAVIWLNHPDEIAEKLRQPFNSKAMKQWETVVIADYKNASVAIRKQLNID; from the coding sequence ATGAGAAAAAATAAAATTTTATTGTTATTCCCGGATGGTGTCGGGATTCGGAATTATTTGTATTCGGATGTTTTTAAAAATACCGAAGCAGAACTAATATTGTTTCACAATTTCGATGATGAAACAGCAGCCGATGTAAAAAAACTAACCGGACTTTCTCAGGCCTTCCAGATACCAAAATATAATGAATCCCTTAAAGAAAAATTTTTGAGGGAGTTAATATGCTTGTCGCGTTTGTACCGTAATTCAAATAAAACTGGAAATCCATCCATTCTGACCAATTGGAATCGGGACCATAAAAGTTTTTCTAAAAAAGTTTTTTATAAGGCAATCGAAATTACTGCTCCTTTTATAAAAAAATACGATACTATTCTTGCTTTGGAGTCGTTTTATCAGAAAGCCATTCGAGGAACTTTTTTTTATAAAGAGGTGAAAGAAATACTCGAAAAAGTGCAACCGGATATGTTGTTCTGTTCTCATCAAAGAGGATTACAGTGTGCTACTATTTTTGCGGCTGCTGCTGATTTGGGTATCGAAACATCAACCGTGATTTATTCGTGGGATAACCTTCCTAAAGCCAGAATGGCATTACGGGCCGATAAATATCTGGTTTGGTCCGATTACATGAAAAAAGAAGTAGAGTTGTATTATCCTGAGTTTAATCAAACACAGGTTGTTGTTACTGGAACGCCACAATTTGAATGTTATGAGTCGGCACATTCAATTATTCCAAAGGATTTTTTTTATGATGCATACGGCTTGGATTGCAATAAAAAAATAATTTGTTATTCCGGAGACGACATCAAAACGTCTCCCGATGATCCTCAATACCTTGATGATATTGCAGAAGCATTGATTAAAGCAGGACTGGAAAACGAGTATCAGCTCCTTTTGCGTCGTTGCCCGGTGGATTTGTCCGGACGATTTGAAGCTGTAGTAAAAAAACACCGCGGATTAATAAAAGAGGCAACCCCACTTTGGCTTTTTAAGAATTCTTCAGCATGGAGTATGGTATATCCTTCACGGGATGATGTTTCACTTTTGGTAAGCACCGCTTACTATTCTGATATTGTCGTAAATGTTGGTTCTACCATGGCTTTTGATTTTGCCATGTTCGATAAACCGTGTATTTTTATCAATTACGATCAGAAACATAAAAAAAATCCAAATTGGTCTGTTAAAACGATTTATCAATACCAGCATTTCAGAAGCATGCCTAATAGTGAAGCTGTAATTTGGCTCAACCATCCTGATGAGATAGCTGAAAAACTGCGCCAGCCGTTTAATAGTAAAGCGATGAAGCAATGGGAAACTGTTGTTATTGCCGATTATAAAAACGCTTCGGTTGCCATCCGAAAGCAATTAAATATAGATTAA
- a CDS encoding glycosyltransferase family 4 protein — MHICFITHEYPKPGFPHGGLGSFVKTIGEALAANGIQVSVVGMNYTSEYEELMESGVRIYRLNRSKLKGLSWWMNSKAVSGKIREIHKHHPIDIVESAESGLAFLSKIKDIQYVIRLHGGHYFFAEAENRGINWWKGFQEKRSFAKADAFIAVSKYVKNHTEKYLSYHNKPLGYINNPINTAVFKPMLNDIIPHKIVFAGTICEKKGVRQLIQAFPLVKEEFPDATLHLYGRDWFFPDGASFVAFLKEKELPRLGPVAESVFFQGVLPLSEVAKKYAEAEVCVFPSHMETLGLVAPEAMAIAKPVVFTNRGPGPEIITDTVTGLLCNPLDPNDIAQKILRIFTDKAAASAMGKNAEKEVQKRFSVSELVAENIDFFKSLSKK; from the coding sequence ATGCACATCTGTTTCATAACTCATGAATATCCCAAACCTGGTTTTCCACATGGTGGATTGGGCAGTTTTGTTAAAACCATTGGTGAAGCTTTGGCAGCAAATGGCATTCAAGTGAGTGTGGTAGGGATGAATTACACTTCGGAGTATGAAGAATTGATGGAATCAGGTGTTAGGATTTACCGATTAAATAGAAGTAAACTTAAAGGATTGTCCTGGTGGATGAATTCTAAAGCTGTTTCAGGGAAAATCAGGGAAATTCACAAACACCACCCTATTGATATCGTGGAAAGTGCCGAATCAGGTTTGGCGTTTCTTTCCAAAATAAAAGACATACAATATGTAATTCGTTTGCACGGAGGCCATTATTTTTTTGCCGAAGCCGAAAATAGAGGGATTAACTGGTGGAAAGGGTTTCAGGAAAAAAGGTCTTTTGCCAAAGCAGATGCTTTTATAGCCGTTTCAAAGTATGTGAAAAACCATACTGAAAAGTACCTAAGTTATCATAATAAGCCGTTGGGTTACATTAATAATCCCATTAATACAGCTGTTTTTAAGCCTATGCTTAATGATATAATTCCTCATAAAATTGTATTTGCAGGGACTATTTGTGAAAAGAAAGGGGTACGTCAGCTTATTCAGGCTTTTCCATTGGTAAAAGAGGAGTTTCCCGATGCAACATTACATCTTTATGGTAGGGATTGGTTCTTCCCGGATGGGGCTTCTTTTGTTGCGTTTTTAAAAGAAAAAGAGCTTCCAAGACTTGGTCCTGTTGCTGAAAGTGTTTTTTTTCAAGGAGTATTGCCATTAAGTGAGGTTGCAAAAAAATATGCTGAAGCAGAAGTTTGTGTTTTTCCATCTCATATGGAAACCCTTGGCCTAGTCGCTCCCGAAGCTATGGCTATTGCAAAACCAGTGGTTTTTACAAATAGAGGCCCGGGACCTGAAATTATTACCGATACGGTCACAGGACTTTTGTGTAATCCGTTAGACCCTAACGATATCGCTCAAAAGATTCTTCGTATTTTTACGGACAAAGCAGCAGCTTCTGCAATGGGCAAAAATGCAGAAAAAGAGGTTCAAAAACGATTTTCAGTGTCGGAATTGGTTGCTGAAAATATTGATTTTTTCAAATCATTAAGTAAGAAATGA
- a CDS encoding serine O-acetyltransferase codes for MIVSDYKKYKKYGGNFITILFFTQGFWAIFQYRIARAVYRKMHIPVLRQLLLFVCLLWQKAIEILTGISIPASVSIGNSFYIGHFGGIILNAKTVIGNNCNISQGVTIGVSGTGEKRGVPVIGNNVYIGANAVVAGKITVGDNAVIGACSLVTSDVNSNAVVVGVPATEVSLKGSEGYI; via the coding sequence ATGATAGTATCGGATTATAAAAAATATAAAAAATACGGAGGTAATTTTATTACTATACTTTTCTTTACTCAAGGTTTTTGGGCAATTTTCCAGTATCGAATAGCTCGAGCAGTATATAGAAAAATGCACATTCCCGTACTTCGACAGTTATTGCTTTTCGTTTGTCTTTTATGGCAAAAAGCAATTGAAATACTAACAGGGATTTCGATTCCAGCTTCCGTGTCCATAGGAAATTCCTTTTACATCGGGCATTTTGGAGGCATCATTTTAAATGCAAAAACCGTTATCGGCAACAATTGTAATATTTCCCAAGGAGTTACTATTGGGGTTTCCGGAACGGGAGAGAAAAGAGGGGTTCCGGTTATAGGGAACAATGTATATATAGGAGCTAATGCTGTAGTGGCGGGAAAGATTACTGTGGGAGATAATGCGGTTATCGGTGCCTGTTCGCTGGTGACCAGCGATGTGAATTCTAATGCGGTTGTTGTGGGTGTTCCGGCAACGGAAGTTTCTTTGAAAGGTTCGGAGGGCTATATCTAA
- a CDS encoding glycosyltransferase, whose protein sequence is MKLLVVSAAPLIPSNNGWMAYGPYVKEMAIWAKHTDTIQFCCPVWETDRGLLVTQIPFETVSPVVLKDFNVTSIKAVLHTIIAAVLNLWLIVRAMRKADHIHLRCPGNIGLLGCVAQIFFPNTPKTAKYAGNWDPKAKQPLSYRIQKWILSNTFLTRNMKVLVYGEWEGSSKNIKPFFTASYTEGDKEDVSLRKIILQDRAVIRFLFVGTLSEGKRPLYAIKLVESLHASGYNVHLDLYGDGQQRKLLETYIAANNLTDFIVLKGNQLVKTVKKAYQESHFLLLPSKSEGWPKVVAEAMFWGCVPLSTEISCVPYMLGHGNRGGILTLNLEKDSKAVITLLSNEKSYQKTSMEASDWSRKYTIDYFESEIAKLVNSKR, encoded by the coding sequence ATGAAATTACTTGTTGTTTCTGCCGCGCCTTTAATTCCGTCAAATAACGGTTGGATGGCTTATGGTCCTTATGTAAAAGAAATGGCAATTTGGGCTAAGCATACTGATACCATTCAGTTTTGTTGTCCTGTTTGGGAAACCGATCGAGGGTTGTTGGTTACACAAATTCCGTTTGAAACGGTATCTCCAGTTGTCTTAAAAGATTTTAATGTTACTTCCATAAAAGCAGTGCTTCATACTATAATCGCAGCCGTATTGAACCTATGGCTTATTGTACGGGCCATGCGAAAAGCAGACCACATTCATTTGCGATGTCCCGGAAACATAGGCTTGTTAGGATGTGTGGCTCAGATTTTTTTTCCGAATACTCCAAAAACAGCTAAATATGCCGGGAATTGGGATCCTAAGGCTAAACAACCCTTAAGTTATCGAATTCAAAAATGGATTTTATCCAATACTTTTTTAACCAGAAATATGAAGGTATTGGTTTATGGGGAATGGGAGGGCAGTTCTAAAAATATAAAGCCTTTTTTTACGGCATCTTACACTGAAGGGGATAAAGAAGATGTTTCTTTACGAAAAATTATTTTGCAGGATCGGGCGGTTATTCGTTTTTTATTTGTCGGCACCCTTTCAGAAGGGAAACGTCCCTTGTATGCAATTAAATTAGTTGAAAGTTTACACGCCAGTGGGTATAATGTGCACTTGGATTTGTATGGTGACGGACAGCAAAGAAAGCTCTTAGAAACCTATATTGCTGCGAATAATTTGACTGATTTTATTGTTTTGAAAGGAAATCAATTGGTGAAAACTGTCAAAAAAGCGTATCAGGAAAGTCATTTTTTGCTATTGCCTTCAAAAAGTGAGGGGTGGCCTAAAGTAGTTGCCGAAGCAATGTTTTGGGGTTGTGTCCCTTTATCGACTGAGATTTCATGTGTGCCGTATATGCTGGGTCATGGTAATAGAGGAGGAATTTTAACGTTAAATCTTGAAAAAGATAGCAAAGCAGTTATAACTTTGCTAAGTAATGAGAAAAGTTACCAAAAGACAAGTATGGAAGCTTCGGATTGGTCTAGAAAATATACAATTGATTATTTTGAAAGCGAAATCGCAAAATTAGTGAATTCAAAGAGGTGA
- a CDS encoding glycosyltransferase produces the protein MRVVQIIDSLDAGGAERMSVNYANSLAEVIEFSGLIATRSEGALKTQIDDNVHFICLNRTKTFDLKELLRLRQFLLEHKVEIVHAHGSSFFVGLLVKIIYFRVKLIWHDHYGDRVKNSMSNNWLIKFASLFFNGVIVCNNELLQWAKSNLYNAKHVYLPNFTVHNPKHEKSLILSGIDGKRIVCLSNLRNPKNHMVLLEGFHKSKLAESGWTLHLVGKDSHDTYSENIKKFIKDKNLQDKVFVYGAQNDVYSVLSQATIGVLASTFEGFPVVLLEYGQSGLAVISSNVGQCPEIILEGKNGLLFQPDDVQQLEESLQKLADDSDLRRFYSSNLKSYVYENFSHEIIIQKAIKFYQSV, from the coding sequence GTGAGAGTAGTACAAATAATAGATAGTTTAGATGCTGGAGGTGCCGAACGTATGTCGGTTAATTATGCAAACAGTTTAGCAGAAGTAATTGAATTTTCTGGATTGATTGCAACCCGAAGTGAGGGAGCATTAAAAACACAGATTGATGATAATGTACATTTTATATGCTTAAATCGTACCAAAACTTTTGATTTAAAAGAATTGTTACGTTTGCGTCAATTTCTTTTAGAGCATAAAGTTGAAATTGTTCATGCGCATGGGAGTTCTTTTTTTGTTGGTTTGTTAGTGAAAATTATTTATTTCAGAGTGAAATTAATCTGGCACGACCATTATGGAGATAGGGTTAAAAACAGTATGTCAAATAATTGGCTGATTAAATTTGCTTCCTTGTTTTTTAATGGGGTAATAGTCTGTAATAATGAATTATTGCAATGGGCAAAATCCAATTTATACAATGCCAAACATGTTTACTTGCCTAATTTTACAGTTCATAATCCTAAACATGAAAAGTCTTTGATTCTGAGTGGAATTGATGGAAAACGAATTGTCTGTTTGTCTAATTTGAGGAATCCTAAGAATCATATGGTACTGCTTGAAGGCTTCCACAAATCAAAGCTTGCAGAAAGCGGTTGGACATTACATCTTGTTGGTAAAGATAGTCATGACACGTATTCTGAAAATATAAAAAAGTTTATAAAAGACAAGAATTTGCAAGATAAGGTTTTTGTATATGGAGCACAAAATGATGTATACTCAGTTTTATCTCAGGCCACAATTGGTGTTTTGGCATCAACTTTTGAAGGTTTTCCCGTTGTGCTGCTCGAATACGGACAATCTGGTTTAGCGGTAATAAGTTCTAATGTAGGACAATGTCCCGAAATCATACTTGAAGGAAAGAATGGGTTGTTATTTCAACCAGATGATGTTCAGCAATTAGAAGAGTCGTTACAAAAATTGGCGGATGATAGTGACTTAAGAAGGTTTTATTCTTCTAATTTAAAGTCTTATGTTTATGAGAATTTTTCTCATGAAATAATTATTCAGAAAGCAATAAAATTTTATCAATCAGTTTAG